From one Peredibacter starrii genomic stretch:
- a CDS encoding 2-hydroxyacid dehydrogenase translates to MKIAFFDTHAFERPFFERVNATFNHSISFFEPRLTYQTASLAQGYDCICSFVNDRLTKETIQYLHELGIQLLALRSAGFNHVDLVAASDFGIKVVRVPEYSPFAVAEYATGLILTLNRKIHRANTRVHEGNFSLNGLMGFDLHNKIIGIIGTGKIGTIMCRIMNGFGCQVLAYDTKYSVGTEKNFCRYVSLEELISKSDIISLHVPLTPETHHMINEKSISQMKRCVMLINTGRGALIDTKALINALKSGQIGYAGLDVYEEEEGIFFEDLSEQVIQDDTLARLLTFPNVVLTSHQAFLTKEAISNIAQTTLQNISDFEKGKELKNEVCSYVHVRKKEGD, encoded by the coding sequence ATGAAAATCGCTTTTTTCGATACTCATGCTTTTGAAAGACCATTCTTTGAAAGGGTCAATGCGACTTTCAACCATTCTATCTCATTTTTTGAACCACGTCTGACTTATCAAACTGCTTCACTTGCTCAGGGTTATGACTGCATATGCTCGTTTGTAAATGACAGACTCACTAAAGAAACAATTCAATACTTGCATGAACTTGGTATTCAACTATTGGCCCTGAGGTCCGCGGGCTTTAATCATGTAGATCTTGTGGCCGCATCCGATTTCGGGATAAAGGTCGTGAGAGTTCCGGAATACTCACCTTTTGCAGTAGCCGAATATGCAACTGGTCTAATATTGACCCTCAACCGCAAAATTCACCGTGCCAACACGCGAGTCCACGAAGGAAATTTTTCACTCAATGGTTTGATGGGATTTGATCTCCATAATAAAATCATTGGGATTATTGGAACGGGAAAAATTGGAACCATCATGTGTCGGATAATGAATGGTTTCGGCTGTCAGGTTCTTGCATATGATACTAAATACTCCGTTGGTACGGAAAAAAACTTCTGCCGATATGTCTCTTTAGAAGAACTCATTTCAAAATCAGACATTATTTCATTACACGTTCCTCTCACACCCGAAACACATCATATGATCAATGAGAAATCGATCTCTCAGATGAAAAGATGTGTGATGTTAATCAATACCGGACGAGGCGCCCTAATTGATACGAAGGCCCTCATTAACGCCCTTAAAAGCGGTCAAATCGGTTACGCTGGTCTCGATGTGTATGAGGAGGAAGAAGGTATCTTCTTCGAAGATCTTTCAGAACAAGTCATTCAGGATGATACACTTGCTCGTCTCCTGACCTTTCCTAATGTTGTCCTCACTTCGCATCAGGCTTTTTTAACAAAAGAGGCCATTAGCAATATTGCACAAACCACTCTTCAAAACATATCGGACTTTGAAAAGGGAAAAGAACTTAAAAATGAGGTTTGCTCATATGTTCACGTCAGAAAGAAAGAAGGAGATTGA
- a CDS encoding CBS domain-containing protein — METVEEFMTNSYPCCSSAESLKDVCNILAENNCSEIFIVDKNKKLIGAVSGRDIFSKCGSGADPSQIDVIDCMHKVPVIINAQMELEDCLTVLEHNNVESAPVVDRNGNYCGLISLNDIKSNFKE; from the coding sequence ATGGAAACAGTCGAAGAATTCATGACAAATAGTTACCCATGTTGTTCATCTGCAGAATCTTTGAAAGATGTTTGTAATATCCTTGCAGAGAATAATTGCTCAGAAATTTTCATCGTTGATAAGAATAAAAAGTTAATAGGTGCCGTTTCGGGACGTGATATCTTTTCGAAGTGTGGTAGTGGAGCTGACCCATCGCAAATAGATGTCATTGATTGTATGCATAAGGTGCCGGTCATCATTAATGCTCAAATGGAGTTGGAGGATTGCTTAACTGTCCTTGAGCATAACAATGTAGAATCGGCACCTGTTGTAGATCGTAATGGTAATTACTGCGGACTTATTTCCCTTAACGATATCAAATCCAACTTTAAGGAATGA
- a CDS encoding cation-translocating P-type ATPase has protein sequence MVLLLIGIGIIYIILGEAAEIYSLLAFLLLILAITIYQENKTEKTLSALKKLSSPRAVVIREGKQMRIPGREIVPGDIVILNEGDRVPADIELLKGGPISIDESIITGESFSVEKSPLTLPNLVLSGTLVLRGQALGKVLRTGMNTELGKIGSSLYSVKDEGTTLQKKTRRIVNKLTVLVAALTIFIILYYWYSTSDLLDGILMGLTLAMALLPNELPAVLLIFLAAGAWRISKRNVLTRKVPSIEALGSISYLCVDKTGTLTQNKMVLKKLWNGKEQINLNDQSQTLPESFHEIMEFGILATPIDPFDPMEKAIKETGIHLLEQTEHLHPDWKISREYQISDKLLAVSYAWKRKTQNNYVIGAKGAVEAIIDLCHLPPERARIIEDEMITLASMGLRVLGVASSSSPTLPEKQHDFNFEFLGLIGFEDPVRDDAKSSVEECQGAGIKVLMITGDHPATAKSIAKQIDLQNHDKVLTGSEIEQMNDQELLQKLKEVQVFCRMKPLDKLRIVTLLKSSGEVVAMTGDGVNDAPALREAQVGIAMGKRGTDVAREASSVVILDDSFSSIVASIRIGRRIYQNLQGAFTYLLAIHIPITVLSIVPVLLNLPIILLPVHIAFLHLVIEPASTTLYEALPGTSDLMKKHPRSTKSAMLSRSELLESLSSGLVLSIAVIGIYLFSLKNGLGPSDARGITFTTLTISNLFLIYIRIGKVTVGECAKHFTIIMAGSFALLALVLYTPFFRSLFRFNFLHFHDLVPCLIASFIAGLGIFVTRSIFRLNSTKF, from the coding sequence ATGGTGCTTCTTCTCATAGGCATTGGAATTATCTATATCATCTTAGGTGAGGCGGCTGAAATTTATAGCCTCCTCGCCTTTCTGCTTCTTATTTTAGCGATCACCATTTACCAGGAAAACAAGACCGAAAAAACCTTAAGCGCTTTAAAAAAACTTTCAAGCCCTCGAGCAGTCGTTATTCGCGAAGGGAAACAAATGAGAATTCCGGGCAGGGAAATTGTGCCAGGTGATATCGTCATTTTAAATGAGGGAGATAGGGTTCCGGCAGACATCGAATTATTAAAAGGTGGGCCCATCTCCATAGACGAATCCATCATTACAGGCGAATCCTTCTCAGTTGAAAAATCACCATTAACTCTACCCAACCTCGTTTTATCTGGAACTCTTGTTCTGAGGGGCCAGGCCCTTGGAAAAGTCTTGAGAACAGGAATGAATACTGAACTGGGGAAGATTGGTTCAAGTCTTTATAGTGTTAAAGATGAAGGAACTACTCTTCAAAAAAAAACCAGGAGGATCGTAAACAAACTAACCGTTTTAGTTGCGGCCCTGACCATCTTTATTATTTTGTATTATTGGTACTCAACAAGTGATCTTTTAGATGGAATTCTTATGGGTCTTACTCTCGCCATGGCCCTTCTTCCAAATGAACTCCCCGCCGTTCTTCTGATTTTTCTTGCTGCAGGTGCCTGGAGAATATCAAAAAGAAATGTATTAACCAGAAAGGTTCCTTCGATAGAGGCCCTAGGGTCCATCTCATATCTTTGTGTGGATAAAACAGGAACACTTACTCAAAACAAAATGGTCCTAAAAAAACTTTGGAATGGGAAAGAACAGATTAATCTCAATGACCAAAGTCAGACCTTACCGGAATCTTTTCATGAAATTATGGAATTTGGAATTCTGGCCACCCCAATTGATCCTTTTGATCCCATGGAGAAGGCCATAAAAGAAACAGGCATTCATTTATTAGAACAAACAGAGCATCTTCATCCAGACTGGAAAATCTCAAGAGAATATCAAATCAGCGACAAACTACTTGCTGTCTCTTATGCATGGAAGAGAAAAACTCAAAATAATTATGTGATAGGAGCAAAGGGAGCAGTTGAAGCGATTATTGACCTTTGTCATCTTCCTCCTGAAAGGGCCAGGATCATCGAAGATGAAATGATTACTCTGGCCTCTATGGGACTGAGGGTTCTGGGTGTCGCAAGCTCATCTTCGCCTACTCTCCCCGAGAAACAACATGATTTCAATTTCGAGTTTCTGGGCCTTATCGGCTTTGAGGATCCTGTCAGAGACGACGCCAAGTCCTCCGTTGAAGAATGCCAAGGGGCCGGAATAAAAGTATTAATGATAACAGGTGATCATCCAGCGACAGCAAAAAGCATAGCCAAGCAGATTGATCTCCAAAACCATGACAAGGTACTTACCGGATCAGAAATTGAACAAATGAATGACCAAGAACTGTTACAGAAACTTAAAGAGGTTCAAGTCTTTTGCAGGATGAAGCCGTTAGATAAACTTAGAATAGTCACTTTGTTAAAGTCTTCCGGAGAGGTTGTGGCCATGACCGGGGACGGGGTCAACGATGCGCCCGCGCTACGTGAAGCCCAGGTCGGTATAGCCATGGGAAAAAGAGGAACCGATGTTGCCAGAGAGGCCTCGTCAGTAGTCATTCTGGATGACAGCTTCTCTTCTATCGTTGCATCGATTCGAATCGGAAGAAGAATTTATCAAAATCTACAAGGTGCCTTTACCTACCTTTTAGCGATTCATATTCCTATAACAGTGCTCTCAATAGTTCCAGTCTTGCTCAATCTTCCCATTATTTTGCTACCCGTGCATATTGCCTTTCTTCATCTGGTAATAGAACCGGCATCAACAACACTATACGAGGCACTTCCTGGGACTTCTGATTTAATGAAGAAGCATCCTCGATCCACAAAAAGTGCAATGCTCTCTCGATCTGAGCTATTGGAAAGTTTATCGAGTGGGCTTGTTTTATCGATAGCAGTGATAGGAATTTATCTATTCTCTTTGAAGAATGGTCTCGGGCCATCGGATGCACGAGGGATCACATTTACAACTCTTACTATTTCGAACCTCTTCCTCATTTACATTCGAATTGGAAAAGTCACAGTGGGAGAATGTGCAAAACACTTTACAATAATAATGGCAGGGTCTTTTGCTTTGCTGGCCCTTGTTCTCTATACCCCATTCTTTAGATCGCTTTTTAGATTCAACTTTCTACATTTTCATGACCTAGTTCCCTGTTTAATAGCGAGTTTCATCGCGGGGTTGGGAATTTTTGTCACCCGGTCTATTTTTAGATTAAACTCCACAAAATTTTAA
- a CDS encoding SDR family NAD(P)-dependent oxidoreductase: MKEELKNKVVLITGGSKGLGYVLAEHLLKENCKIAICARDLSELENAQEHLGPDVLTLQCDVGKVDEVNKLVSDVIKHFGKLDILINNAGVIMVAPMESFKREDFQMAMDIMYWGIVNTTLAVLPHMKERKDGHIVNVTSIGGKISVPHLLPYSSAKFAAVGFSEGIAVELRKDNIFVTTVVPWLMRTGSYVNAFFQRGNKKEFKLFALSSTAPLLTISADKAARRIVKALKERKAFKIVGFQAGLLNEIHHFFPNLSVKVLGAMSEFIPAVHKKAPFEKGKSISERFEDAEVPGAREIGQKAQEDHQELRH, translated from the coding sequence ATGAAAGAAGAACTTAAAAACAAAGTCGTTCTCATTACTGGTGGTTCAAAAGGTCTCGGCTATGTACTTGCCGAGCATCTCCTTAAAGAAAATTGTAAAATTGCCATCTGTGCCCGTGACCTGAGCGAGTTAGAAAATGCCCAGGAACATCTGGGACCGGACGTCCTGACTCTTCAATGTGATGTCGGGAAGGTGGATGAGGTCAATAAGCTAGTCAGTGATGTCATAAAACATTTTGGTAAGCTGGATATTCTTATCAATAATGCCGGTGTCATTATGGTTGCACCAATGGAGTCTTTCAAACGGGAAGATTTCCAAATGGCCATGGATATCATGTACTGGGGAATCGTGAATACGACGTTGGCCGTTCTTCCTCATATGAAAGAGCGCAAAGATGGTCATATCGTTAACGTGACTTCTATCGGCGGGAAAATTAGTGTTCCGCATCTCTTGCCTTACAGTTCTGCAAAATTTGCGGCAGTAGGATTTTCAGAAGGGATTGCTGTCGAACTTCGAAAAGATAATATCTTCGTCACCACAGTCGTTCCTTGGCTCATGAGAACTGGTTCCTATGTGAATGCATTCTTTCAGCGCGGGAACAAAAAAGAGTTTAAGCTCTTTGCTCTCTCCTCAACAGCACCATTACTTACAATCAGTGCTGACAAGGCCGCTCGGAGAATTGTGAAGGCCCTTAAAGAACGTAAGGCCTTCAAGATTGTTGGTTTCCAAGCTGGACTGTTGAACGAGATCCATCATTTCTTCCCAAATCTTTCAGTCAAAGTCCTAGGAGCTATGTCAGAGTTCATACCTGCTGTACATAAAAAGGCGCCATTTGAAAAAGGTAAGTCCATTAGTGAACGATTTGAGGATGCCGAGGTTCCTGGAGCAAGAGAGATTGGTCAAAAGGCCCAAGAAGATCATCAAGAACTAAGGCACTAA
- a CDS encoding carboxylesterase family protein produces the protein MYKKLTTLLILLSIFSVGCNKKDDSSSQTPSESTESPLNPTPTTPADARAGKVTLWDRSSGYDCAVFLPADYGTDPNKTYPMIFSLHGLNGSVLNIAHTAVGGGKTGFIKQVWGTTLAQKYPAIVIAPNWAPAGSNGSGLWIHSQLRQVILDAMEKYQVDPDRIVVTGLSAGSIGTQELIKNSKDLIAGAMPGAYANTFSDVCEMADIPVWVFGNNSDNLFTSTGWQLAKPKIESCSNYIHEFTLTVYNSTCGHGCWDAHWAKPEVQEWLINQRK, from the coding sequence ATGTACAAAAAATTAACGACTCTTCTCATCCTCTTAAGCATCTTCTCTGTAGGATGTAATAAAAAAGATGATTCAAGTTCACAAACTCCATCAGAATCAACCGAATCTCCTCTTAATCCAACTCCCACTACTCCAGCGGATGCCAGGGCCGGGAAAGTTACTCTATGGGACCGTTCATCTGGTTATGATTGCGCGGTTTTTCTCCCGGCCGACTACGGAACTGATCCGAATAAAACTTATCCCATGATCTTTTCTCTTCATGGCCTAAATGGTTCCGTCCTGAACATCGCTCATACGGCAGTCGGTGGAGGAAAAACCGGTTTTATAAAACAAGTCTGGGGCACGACTCTCGCCCAAAAATACCCGGCAATCGTTATTGCTCCTAATTGGGCCCCAGCTGGCTCGAATGGAAGCGGGCTTTGGATTCACTCTCAGTTAAGACAAGTGATTTTAGATGCCATGGAAAAATATCAAGTGGACCCTGATCGCATTGTTGTAACTGGTCTTTCTGCAGGATCTATCGGAACCCAAGAACTCATCAAGAATTCAAAAGACCTCATTGCAGGTGCAATGCCTGGAGCTTATGCGAATACTTTTTCAGACGTCTGTGAGATGGCAGACATTCCAGTCTGGGTCTTCGGAAATAACAGTGACAACTTGTTCACGTCAACAGGTTGGCAATTGGCTAAGCCTAAAATTGAGTCTTGTAGCAACTACATCCACGAATTTACCCTCACGGTTTATAATAGCACTTGTGGCCATGGCTGTTGGGATGCCCACTGGGCAAAACCTGAAGTACAAGAATGGTTAATTAATCAAAGGAAGTAG
- a CDS encoding SDR family NAD(P)-dependent oxidoreductase, with amino-acid sequence MKKIFITGSTTGLGFLAGNSLLEKGHQVVLHARSEKSAQEAKKKIGKDVPFVIGDVSTLDEIKSVAKQANALGPFDAIIHNVGIYETNAEVVTRDGLRTMFAVNVLTPFVLSTLLARPERMVFLSSGMHQSGEFNMTDPQWEKRLWNYTQAYSDSKLYDLMLTKYFARNWPGTYVNAVDPGWVPTRMGGAGAPDNLMKGAETQIWLAISNDPEALVTGKYFHHKEQRKSNSLADSERNQDELVSYLRKIS; translated from the coding sequence ATGAAAAAAATATTTATAACTGGCTCTACGACAGGTCTCGGATTTCTTGCAGGCAACTCTCTTCTTGAGAAAGGCCACCAGGTGGTTCTTCATGCCCGCAGTGAGAAATCAGCGCAAGAAGCAAAAAAGAAAATTGGAAAAGATGTTCCGTTTGTGATCGGAGATGTTTCAACTCTTGATGAAATAAAGTCTGTCGCCAAACAGGCCAATGCTTTAGGTCCATTCGATGCCATCATTCATAACGTTGGTATCTATGAAACGAATGCTGAAGTTGTAACAAGAGACGGCCTTCGTACTATGTTCGCGGTGAACGTTCTCACTCCATTTGTTCTTAGCACTCTTTTAGCGCGACCAGAACGAATGGTGTTTCTTTCCTCAGGTATGCACCAAAGTGGTGAATTCAATATGACAGATCCTCAATGGGAAAAACGACTTTGGAACTATACTCAGGCCTATAGCGATTCAAAACTTTATGATCTCATGCTCACTAAATACTTTGCTCGAAACTGGCCAGGTACTTATGTTAATGCTGTAGATCCTGGTTGGGTCCCTACAAGAATGGGAGGGGCTGGTGCTCCAGATAATTTGATGAAAGGAGCAGAAACTCAGATTTGGCTAGCAATCAGTAATGATCCTGAGGCCTTAGTAACTGGTAAGTACTTCCATCACAAGGAACAACGTAAATCAAATTCATTGGCGGACTCTGAAAGAAATCAAGACGAGTTGGTTTCTTACCTGCGAAAAATTTCATAA
- a CDS encoding CBS domain-containing protein yields MVRAKDLMSKKIVSIGPNSSMLEVSQIMTNRNLKHLVVQENGKLVGILSDRDLWKSIRSDLVDSQHMELSLNSTQKVHDYMNWPVYVVSESTSVQKVIEEFLAQRVSAFVVENKKGEMKGIITIDDILEYFLGLIQDDEKTYHHESLY; encoded by the coding sequence ATGGTAAGGGCCAAAGATTTGATGTCCAAAAAAATAGTATCAATTGGCCCAAACAGTTCAATGCTAGAGGTCAGTCAAATAATGACCAATCGAAATTTAAAACATCTCGTGGTTCAGGAGAATGGTAAATTGGTCGGTATCCTTAGCGACAGAGATCTATGGAAGTCCATCAGAAGCGATCTTGTCGATTCTCAACATATGGAGCTAAGCCTTAACTCCACTCAAAAGGTCCACGATTACATGAATTGGCCAGTTTATGTCGTCAGTGAATCGACCTCCGTACAAAAAGTTATTGAAGAATTTCTTGCTCAAAGAGTGTCGGCCTTCGTTGTCGAAAACAAAAAAGGTGAAATGAAGGGAATAATCACAATAGACGACATATTAGAATATTTTCTTGGTCTCATCCAAGATGATGAAAAAACCTATCATCATGAAAGCCTCTACTGA
- a CDS encoding OsmC family protein: MIIGNRQGTLAADLHTRNHQITAGLSEKIGGNDEGMNPHQIIEAGLTACTILTCQMYADKKKWPLTNTKVTVKITTEEVTGAVFQRDIVFEGDLTDEQKEKLLAIANKTPIYNLLTRSISIDTKLV; this comes from the coding sequence ATGATCATCGGAAACAGACAAGGCACTTTGGCCGCGGACTTACACACAAGAAATCATCAAATCACGGCCGGCCTCTCTGAAAAGATTGGAGGCAATGATGAAGGCATGAACCCTCATCAAATCATTGAGGCAGGTCTTACGGCCTGTACGATCCTTACTTGTCAGATGTACGCCGATAAGAAGAAGTGGCCTCTTACAAATACAAAAGTAACAGTGAAAATCACGACTGAAGAAGTGACTGGTGCAGTATTTCAAAGAGACATCGTATTTGAAGGGGATCTGACGGACGAGCAGAAAGAGAAGCTCCTTGCAATTGCGAACAAAACTCCCATTTATAACTTATTAACTAGATCGATTAGTATTGATACAAAACTGGTGTAA
- a CDS encoding (R)-mandelonitrile lyase has translation MKAYQILAVAVCLTLNLSYAEDISITKEKSREEQKGPEAYFTGKATIKPLFTSPVPARTQGASVKFEAGARTAWHSHPLGQTLIVTDGEGYVQEKDGKVHRIKKGDVVWTPPGVKHWHGAGQRSSMTHLAIQESLDGKVVEWMEKVTDAEYKEVKNK, from the coding sequence ATGAAAGCATACCAAATTTTAGCGGTTGCTGTTTGTCTGACATTAAATCTTTCTTATGCAGAAGACATATCGATCACGAAAGAAAAATCTCGCGAGGAACAAAAAGGTCCCGAGGCCTACTTCACAGGAAAGGCCACTATTAAACCTTTATTTACTTCTCCTGTGCCTGCACGGACACAAGGAGCCTCAGTGAAGTTTGAAGCTGGTGCGAGGACGGCTTGGCATTCTCATCCTCTTGGTCAGACTTTGATTGTTACAGATGGAGAAGGTTATGTTCAAGAGAAGGATGGTAAAGTACATAGAATTAAAAAAGGAGATGTGGTGTGGACTCCTCCAGGAGTGAAGCACTGGCATGGTGCTGGCCAACGTTCAAGCATGACTCATCTCGCGATTCAAGAAAGCCTTGATGGAAAAGTCGTGGAATGGATGGAGAAGGTCACGGATGCTGAATACAAGGAAGTAAAAAACAAATAA
- a CDS encoding AraC family transcriptional regulator, giving the protein MKKNLPKDKLELIERLSKFKYIFAREFTIDDSLMERKLHTHDFGLLNCVQKGIVRIATETDSWVISHNTFFYLPPNIMHITEVIGECSIMAVFVPEHLKKTLPKVISVMEFTPLFKSILERMSSWESDLNYNAEQQRLAKVAEDELKNAKAANFFHIPMPKDEKLQKTAKKILQSPEDMSSTETWAKFSGMSLRSFTRHFTDETGLAFTEWRQRVKIYTALKQLSENVSVSDVSFNLGYQNVSTFIAMFRGHMGCSPTEYIKNSGVR; this is encoded by the coding sequence ATGAAAAAGAACCTTCCAAAAGATAAGTTAGAGCTCATTGAAAGACTTTCTAAGTTCAAGTACATCTTCGCGCGAGAATTCACGATTGATGACTCTTTGATGGAAAGGAAACTTCATACCCATGATTTCGGGCTACTCAATTGCGTACAGAAGGGAATCGTACGGATTGCCACTGAAACTGATTCGTGGGTCATCTCACACAATACTTTCTTTTATCTCCCACCGAACATTATGCACATCACAGAAGTTATTGGTGAATGCTCAATCATGGCCGTCTTCGTGCCAGAACACTTAAAGAAGACGCTGCCGAAAGTGATATCTGTTATGGAGTTTACTCCTTTATTTAAGTCAATTCTCGAGCGTATGAGTTCATGGGAATCTGATCTCAACTACAATGCCGAACAACAGCGTCTGGCCAAAGTTGCTGAAGATGAACTAAAAAATGCGAAGGCCGCAAACTTCTTCCATATTCCTATGCCAAAGGACGAGAAGCTACAAAAGACGGCCAAAAAGATTCTACAATCCCCTGAAGACATGTCTTCCACAGAAACGTGGGCAAAGTTTTCTGGAATGTCGCTTCGGTCATTTACCCGCCATTTTACAGATGAAACGGGCCTCGCATTCACGGAGTGGAGACAAAGAGTTAAGATCTATACAGCATTGAAGCAACTCTCAGAAAATGTATCGGTCAGTGATGTATCATTCAACCTTGGTTATCAAAACGTCAGCACGTTCATAGCCATGTTTAGAGGACACATGGGGTGTTCACCAACAGAGTATATTAAGAATTCCGGTGTTAGATAG
- a CDS encoding NAD-dependent malic enzyme, whose amino-acid sequence MTFSTRPVKIPYYGTNLLEMSLLNKGTGFTEQERHDLKLHGLVPSAFETIEEQEVRIAAQYALLKEDLERHIFLRNLQDTNETLFYHFVKKHLAEMLPIIYTPTVGEACQHFSNIYRASRGIFISYPNKDRIDEMLSNVTKQKVKVIVVTDGERILGLGDQGIGGMGISIGKLSLYTSCGGISPAYTLPIVLDVGTNNDQLLKDPLYMGWRHQRVTGSEYESFIDAFIKAVKRRWPNVLLQFEDFAQHNALPILKKYRKKLCCFNDDIQGTAAVTLGCLMAACRAVGDQLKDQRIVFLGAGSAGAGIAEKIISRMKVEGLSDEEARARVYMVDRYGLITDTMPNLLDFQQALAQKSEGHVWIKDQANISLLDTVKNVRPTILIGVSGQPGLFTEEIIKTMHAHCSRPIIMPLSNPTSRVEAQPVNIIEWTNGSALVATGSPFMPVEFNGRTYPIAQCNNSYIFPGIGLGVLASGAKEVTDEMLMAASEALSEMSPLGNKTGNNLLPVVEDIQKVSRAIALKVGLAAKTKSEKDLLKAIDDNFWMPVYRTFEPKVIP is encoded by the coding sequence ATGACTTTCTCCACTCGCCCGGTAAAGATCCCTTACTACGGCACAAATCTTTTAGAGATGTCTCTTTTAAATAAGGGCACTGGATTCACTGAACAAGAACGCCATGATCTTAAACTCCATGGTCTCGTTCCTTCTGCATTTGAAACAATTGAAGAACAAGAAGTAAGAATTGCAGCTCAATATGCTCTTTTAAAAGAAGACCTTGAAAGACATATCTTTCTAAGAAACTTGCAAGATACTAACGAGACACTTTTTTATCACTTCGTGAAAAAGCACCTTGCTGAAATGCTTCCGATCATCTACACCCCAACAGTTGGTGAGGCCTGTCAGCATTTCTCAAATATCTATCGCGCTTCTCGCGGTATTTTCATTTCGTATCCGAACAAAGATCGCATCGACGAGATGCTGAGCAATGTGACCAAACAAAAAGTGAAAGTCATTGTGGTTACTGATGGTGAACGTATTCTGGGTCTTGGGGACCAAGGTATCGGTGGCATGGGCATTTCTATCGGTAAACTTTCCCTCTACACTTCATGCGGTGGGATTAGCCCGGCCTACACTCTTCCGATCGTCCTTGATGTTGGTACGAATAACGATCAACTTCTGAAAGATCCTCTTTATATGGGTTGGAGGCATCAACGTGTGACTGGTTCAGAGTATGAATCCTTCATCGATGCTTTCATTAAGGCGGTTAAACGTCGCTGGCCAAATGTTCTTCTTCAATTTGAAGACTTCGCTCAGCACAACGCTCTTCCAATCTTAAAGAAATATCGCAAAAAACTTTGCTGTTTCAATGACGATATTCAAGGGACCGCTGCTGTGACACTCGGTTGTCTAATGGCCGCTTGTCGCGCCGTTGGAGATCAACTCAAAGATCAGCGAATTGTTTTCCTAGGTGCTGGTTCCGCTGGAGCTGGTATTGCGGAGAAAATTATCTCTCGTATGAAAGTTGAAGGTCTTAGTGATGAAGAGGCCCGCGCACGAGTCTACATGGTAGATCGTTACGGTCTTATCACAGATACAATGCCTAACCTTCTTGATTTCCAACAAGCACTTGCTCAGAAGAGCGAGGGCCATGTATGGATTAAAGATCAGGCGAATATTTCTCTTCTTGATACGGTTAAGAACGTGAGGCCTACAATCTTAATCGGTGTTTCTGGTCAGCCTGGATTATTCACTGAAGAGATCATCAAGACGATGCATGCTCATTGCTCTCGACCAATCATTATGCCTCTCTCGAATCCGACATCTCGAGTTGAAGCTCAGCCGGTAAATATCATTGAATGGACAAATGGCTCAGCACTTGTGGCGACGGGTAGTCCGTTCATGCCAGTTGAATTCAATGGAAGAACTTATCCAATTGCTCAATGTAATAACTCTTATATCTTCCCAGGTATTGGACTTGGAGTTCTTGCCAGTGGAGCAAAAGAAGTGACGGATGAAATGCTCATGGCCGCATCTGAAGCGCTTTCTGAGATGTCACCATTAGGTAACAAGACTGGAAATAATCTTCTTCCAGTTGTTGAAGATATTCAGAAAGTATCTCGCGCGATTGCTCTTAAAGTTGGATTGGCTGCCAAGACTAAGAGTGAGAAGGACCTACTTAAGGCCATCGACGACAACTTCTGGATGCCGGTCTATAGAACGTTCGAACCGAAAGTCATTCCTTAA